One Drosophila virilis strain 15010-1051.87 chromosome 5, Dvir_AGI_RSII-ME, whole genome shotgun sequence DNA window includes the following coding sequences:
- the CngA gene encoding cyclic nucleotide-gated cation channel subunit A isoform X2, with the protein MRHFKVKAMVQSLDIAAIAGQQQQQQQNDAEPNKRSKPSALRRTLQALRQRLTKRSRAKPPDWFLEKFSNASNTDKIGKTGAMDDAALSSEIRGSSALCNRLSVDPTLQSHYRWLAVVSLAVLYNIIFVVGRSVFWEINKNAPAVWYTLDYLCDFIYLLDTLVHMHEGFLDQGLLVRDAFRLRRHYFHTKGWYLDVLSMLPTDLAYIWWPPETCSSLYLPCPVIVRLNRLLRLPRLWEWFDRTETATGYPNAFRICKVVLAILVLIHWNACMYFAISYEIGFSSDSWVYNLNGTRNNTLQRQYIYSFYWSTLTLTTIGETPTPENDVEYLFVVADFLAGVLIFATIVGNIGSMISNMNVARVEFQNRMDGVKQYMAFRRVGHELEARVIRWFAYTWSQSGALDEERVLAALPDKLKAEIAIQVHMDTLKQVRIFHDTEPGLLEALVLKLKLQVFSPGDYICRKGDVGKEMYIVKRGKLSVVGDNGVTVLATLGAGSVFGEVSVLEIAGNRTGNRRTANVRSLGYSDLFCLAKRDLWETLADYPEARSTLTQRGCQLLRKDGLLDEQIFADSQRVHDSIEGGIEKLELSVENLNMRLARLLAEYTASQAKIKQRLAKLELNGGYAGGSSGREAEPQMRSRSGRLYSLQTKRRPRARLESAAKCGEAAKQNTL; encoded by the exons ATGCGACATTTCAAAGTCAAAGCCATGGTGCAATCTTTggatatagcagccatagcgggacaacaacaacaacaacaacaaaacgatgCG GAGCCGAACAAGCGGAGCAAACCCTCAGCGCTGAGGCGAACGCTGCAGGCGTTGCGGCAGCGTCTGACAAAACGGAGTCGCGCCAAGCCGCCCGATTGGTTCCTCGAGAAGTTCTCCAATGCCAGCAACACGGACAAAATAGGCAAAACTGGCGCCATGGACGACGCGGCTCTGTCCAGTGAAATTCGCGGCAGCAGCGCGCTCTGCAATCGCCTCTCCGTGGATCCCACGCTCCAGTCACACTACAGG TGGCTCGCTGTGGTCTCTCTGGCGGTGCTCTATAATATCATATTTGTGGTCGGACGTTCCGTGTTCTGGGAGATCAACAAGAATGCGCCCGCCGTTTGGTATACGCTGGATTACCTGTGCGATTTCATTTACCTGCTGGATACGCTGGTGCACATGCACGAGG GCTTTCTGGACCAGGGTCTGCTGGTGCGCGATGCTTTCCGGCTGCGTCGCCATTATTTTCACACCAAGGGCTGGTATCTGGACGTGCTGTCCATGCTGCCAACGGATCTGGCATATATCTGGTGGCCGCCGGAGACATGCTCCAGCCTGTATCTGCCCTGTCCGGTGATTGTGCGCCTGAATCGCCTGCTGCGCCTGCCCCGGCTCTGGGAGTGGTTCGATCGCACGGAAACGGCCACCGGCTATCCGAATGCCTTTCGCATCTGCAAGGTGGTGTTGGCCATTCTGGTGCTGATCCATTGGAATGCCTGCATGTACTTTGCCATTAGCTACGAGATTGGTTTCAGCTCCGATTCCTGGGTCTACAATTTGAACGGCACGCGAAACAATACGCTGCAGCGTCAATATATCTACAGCTTCTACTGGTccacgctgacgctgacgacAATTGGGGAGACGCCGACGCCAGAGAATGATGTGGAATATTTGTTTGTGGTCGCCGACTTTCTCGCCGGCGTGCTCATCTTTGCCACCATTGTGG GTAACATCGGCTCTATGATATCCAACATGAATGTGGCGCGCGTGGAGTTCCAGAACCGGATGGATGGTGTCAAGCAGTATATGGCCTTTCGACGCGTGGGCCATGAGCTGGAGGCGCGAGTGATACGCTGGTTCGCCTACACCTGGTCGCAGAGCGGCGCTTTGGATGAGGAGCGCGTGCTGGCGGCACTGCCGGACAAGCTGAAGGCGGAGATAGCTATACAGGTGCACATGGATACGCTAAAGCAGGTGCGCATCTTTCACGACACAGAACCGGGCCTGCTGGAGGCGCTGGTGCTCAAGCTGAAGCTGCAGGTTTTCAGTCCCGGCGACTACATTTGCCGCAAGGGCGACGTCGGCAAGGAGATGTACATTGTGAAGCGCGGCAAGCTGTCCGTGGTGGGCGACAATGGCGTCACGGTGCTGGCCACGCTGGGCGCTGGCTCGGTCTTTGGTGAGGTCTCGGTGCTGGAGATTGCCGGCAATCGCACGGGTAATCGACGCACGGCCAACGTACGCTCGCTCGGCTACTCGGATCTCTTTTGCCTGGCCAAGCGTGACTTGTGGGAGACGCTGGCCGACTATCCGGAGGCGCGGTCCACGCTCACACAGCGCGGCTGTCAGCTGCTGCGCAAGGACGGGCTGCTCGATGAGCAGATCTTTGCAG ATTCGCAGCGCGTGCACGACAGCATCGAGGGCGGCATCGAGAAACTGGAGCTGTCCGTCGAGAACTTGAACATGCGACTGGCCCGCCTGCTTGCCGAGTACACGGCCAGCCAGGCCAAAATCAAACAGCGCCTGGCCAAGCTGGAGCTCAA CGGTGGCTACGCTGGTGGCTCCAGTGGACGGGAGGCGGAGCCGCAGATGCGCTCACGCAGCGGTCGCCTGTATTCCCTGCAGACCAAGCGGCGCCCACGTGCGCGCCTTGAATCGGCTGCCAAATGCGGCGAGGCGGCCAAACAGAATACGCTCTAA
- the CngA gene encoding cyclic nucleotide-gated cation channel subunit A isoform X1, translating to MWTYMMAAARGDRVNTMMSSRRRPETESPKYGYNLSRPMYRTTRFVGPAASAPAQLPYGSGGGSSSTSSSCNAAQPLPMAHEELEISGGLYAPFQPTLAAVSMEGVCLPRKHLIANQTAIPMGPDSDEPEEQQLHYPRSSCSSSNWQPRQRIALDVNQDDDDDDADDDEDDDDDDDDNDDADVEATAIGRGNGFADARGKDNQEEAIAPADQRSTQPRANDANYLENGRKLIQEPNKRSKPSALRRTLQALRQRLTKRSRAKPPDWFLEKFSNASNTDKIGKTGAMDDAALSSEIRGSSALCNRLSVDPTLQSHYRWLAVVSLAVLYNIIFVVGRSVFWEINKNAPAVWYTLDYLCDFIYLLDTLVHMHEGFLDQGLLVRDAFRLRRHYFHTKGWYLDVLSMLPTDLAYIWWPPETCSSLYLPCPVIVRLNRLLRLPRLWEWFDRTETATGYPNAFRICKVVLAILVLIHWNACMYFAISYEIGFSSDSWVYNLNGTRNNTLQRQYIYSFYWSTLTLTTIGETPTPENDVEYLFVVADFLAGVLIFATIVGNIGSMISNMNVARVEFQNRMDGVKQYMAFRRVGHELEARVIRWFAYTWSQSGALDEERVLAALPDKLKAEIAIQVHMDTLKQVRIFHDTEPGLLEALVLKLKLQVFSPGDYICRKGDVGKEMYIVKRGKLSVVGDNGVTVLATLGAGSVFGEVSVLEIAGNRTGNRRTANVRSLGYSDLFCLAKRDLWETLADYPEARSTLTQRGCQLLRKDGLLDEQIFADSQRVHDSIEGGIEKLELSVENLNMRLARLLAEYTASQAKIKQRLAKLELNGGYAGGSSGREAEPQMRSRSGRLYSLQTKRRPRARLESAAKCGEAAKQNTL from the exons ATGTGGACTTACATGATGGCTGCCGCCCGCGGAGATCGGGTCAATACAATGATGTCCAGCAGACGCCGCCCCGAGACCGAATCACCCAAATACGGTTACAA CCTCTCCCGTCCGATGTATCGTACCACGCGTTTTGTTGGCCCTGCTGCCTCGGCACCAGCTCAGTTGCCCTACGGCAGCggaggcggcagcagcagcaccagttCCAGCTGTAACGCAGCTCAGCCGTTGCCCATGGCGCACGAGGAGCTCGAGATCAGCGGCGGCTTGTACGCGCCCTTTCAGCCGACGCTGGCGGCTGTCAGCATGGAGGGCGTTTGCCTGCCGCGCAAGCATTTAATTGCCAACCAAACGGCGATACCCATGGGCCCAGACAGCGACGAGCCCgaggagcagcagctacaCTATccacgcagcagctgcagcagcagcaactggcagCCTAGGCAACGCATTGCATTAGACGTCAACCaagatgacgatgacgatgacgctGACGAcgatgaggatgatgatgatgatgatgatgataatgatgatgccGATGTGGAGGCGACGGCAATTGGGCGTGGGAATGGATTTGCTGACGCACGTGGCAAAGATAACCAGGAAGAGGCGATTGCCCCTGCCGACCAGAGGTCCACACAGCCGCGTGCCAATGATGCCAACTATCTGGAAAATGGCAGGAAACTGATACAA GAGCCGAACAAGCGGAGCAAACCCTCAGCGCTGAGGCGAACGCTGCAGGCGTTGCGGCAGCGTCTGACAAAACGGAGTCGCGCCAAGCCGCCCGATTGGTTCCTCGAGAAGTTCTCCAATGCCAGCAACACGGACAAAATAGGCAAAACTGGCGCCATGGACGACGCGGCTCTGTCCAGTGAAATTCGCGGCAGCAGCGCGCTCTGCAATCGCCTCTCCGTGGATCCCACGCTCCAGTCACACTACAGG TGGCTCGCTGTGGTCTCTCTGGCGGTGCTCTATAATATCATATTTGTGGTCGGACGTTCCGTGTTCTGGGAGATCAACAAGAATGCGCCCGCCGTTTGGTATACGCTGGATTACCTGTGCGATTTCATTTACCTGCTGGATACGCTGGTGCACATGCACGAGG GCTTTCTGGACCAGGGTCTGCTGGTGCGCGATGCTTTCCGGCTGCGTCGCCATTATTTTCACACCAAGGGCTGGTATCTGGACGTGCTGTCCATGCTGCCAACGGATCTGGCATATATCTGGTGGCCGCCGGAGACATGCTCCAGCCTGTATCTGCCCTGTCCGGTGATTGTGCGCCTGAATCGCCTGCTGCGCCTGCCCCGGCTCTGGGAGTGGTTCGATCGCACGGAAACGGCCACCGGCTATCCGAATGCCTTTCGCATCTGCAAGGTGGTGTTGGCCATTCTGGTGCTGATCCATTGGAATGCCTGCATGTACTTTGCCATTAGCTACGAGATTGGTTTCAGCTCCGATTCCTGGGTCTACAATTTGAACGGCACGCGAAACAATACGCTGCAGCGTCAATATATCTACAGCTTCTACTGGTccacgctgacgctgacgacAATTGGGGAGACGCCGACGCCAGAGAATGATGTGGAATATTTGTTTGTGGTCGCCGACTTTCTCGCCGGCGTGCTCATCTTTGCCACCATTGTGG GTAACATCGGCTCTATGATATCCAACATGAATGTGGCGCGCGTGGAGTTCCAGAACCGGATGGATGGTGTCAAGCAGTATATGGCCTTTCGACGCGTGGGCCATGAGCTGGAGGCGCGAGTGATACGCTGGTTCGCCTACACCTGGTCGCAGAGCGGCGCTTTGGATGAGGAGCGCGTGCTGGCGGCACTGCCGGACAAGCTGAAGGCGGAGATAGCTATACAGGTGCACATGGATACGCTAAAGCAGGTGCGCATCTTTCACGACACAGAACCGGGCCTGCTGGAGGCGCTGGTGCTCAAGCTGAAGCTGCAGGTTTTCAGTCCCGGCGACTACATTTGCCGCAAGGGCGACGTCGGCAAGGAGATGTACATTGTGAAGCGCGGCAAGCTGTCCGTGGTGGGCGACAATGGCGTCACGGTGCTGGCCACGCTGGGCGCTGGCTCGGTCTTTGGTGAGGTCTCGGTGCTGGAGATTGCCGGCAATCGCACGGGTAATCGACGCACGGCCAACGTACGCTCGCTCGGCTACTCGGATCTCTTTTGCCTGGCCAAGCGTGACTTGTGGGAGACGCTGGCCGACTATCCGGAGGCGCGGTCCACGCTCACACAGCGCGGCTGTCAGCTGCTGCGCAAGGACGGGCTGCTCGATGAGCAGATCTTTGCAG ATTCGCAGCGCGTGCACGACAGCATCGAGGGCGGCATCGAGAAACTGGAGCTGTCCGTCGAGAACTTGAACATGCGACTGGCCCGCCTGCTTGCCGAGTACACGGCCAGCCAGGCCAAAATCAAACAGCGCCTGGCCAAGCTGGAGCTCAA CGGTGGCTACGCTGGTGGCTCCAGTGGACGGGAGGCGGAGCCGCAGATGCGCTCACGCAGCGGTCGCCTGTATTCCCTGCAGACCAAGCGGCGCCCACGTGCGCGCCTTGAATCGGCTGCCAAATGCGGCGAGGCGGCCAAACAGAATACGCTCTAA